The sequence acggcgcaTTTGTTGTTAATTTTGTGTGTATGTAGCCTAGGTATTATTGTACGTACATACTCGCATGTATGTATTAAATGGAATGTGTGTACTAACTTAAACTTCTCCACTTTATTCAAACACTGACGCAGTCTTGTTTACATTTTTCTATTACGAAAATCGAACAATACTAAATGTATTTCGAAATGCAATGCATTTTTTATCATTTGATAAAAATGGCCGTTTATAAGGCCTTGACTCCTTCACCTCATACCGACAATGGAATATATCATTCGAATTCTAAGCTTGTCATATTTCTGATATGATAACGGTAGAGTTCTTTTCATAATACCTTCCTTATTTTAATGCCTGTCAATTCCTGCAGTTGTTGGCGGCATAGCCTTTAAGAAACAGCAGAGGTTTTATTTTACGTAAATATCTTCTTTTATCCTcttttcaaaatgaaaacattttttctctttttcacaaaataattaactttttttcaaCTATTTAAAGGAAATCTCCGAGGTTTAATTAATAATTCTTTAGTATTATCATCTTTCTCAAAACGCAGCGAAATATCTTTCCTTTTCATCACAAAATCAtacaaaatttcttatttttttcgaaTTTCTCTACGTGTCTGTGGGGAGGGGTTTTGAATTTCCTCAGAGCCGTAACGAATTTAGGTCAACAGACACTCCATTCAGCCCTCTGTCGGTGACTGTCCGAATTAAACCTAGAGATTTCCCAAGTGTATCGTCCAAAGGTGGTTTTGAAGATGTACAGAAACTGTTGAGACCATCGTGAAAGTGGTAGTGTAATTCTAATAGTGTACTCATTATCTAAATATAATAGATATGTGTTAAATATGTAAATCAGCATTGCTCTTGAGACTCAAAAATATGAAGATAACTTATAGCATTCCCTTAATTCTGTCGTTGGTAGTAGCAATAAGCTGCAAAATTACAGTAGTGAATGATATTGGTGTAGAAACCATTATGAAATTAGAGATGGAAAAACTCTTGGAAGTGTTTTCTGAAAGTTGGGAAGATTTTGAAGAAATGATGCCCACCCAGGATCAGTCCAAGAATAACGAAACCCACGCTTCTGTAAGTAACGTTACGGTTGCAAATGGCACCATGGACATGAAAAATTACGAAAATCATGGCTCTAATGACAACGTAACCTCGAGAATTGGTAACGCAAACAACGGCAACAACGCatacattttaaatatattatatacagataatAAGAACAAAGGTAAGTCGATACCTGGAATCGTCAACACCCCAACCACAAGAGAGGTCAGTTCAAAAGAAAGAGGCTATTGGTTGAAGTCTACGGGATTTCCACGCCATGAAAGCTCTGGCGTCAAGAGAAGATCAGTAGCGCCTGAAAATTTATTCTTGAAGAAAAAGCAGATCCGACGATGTATGGGGACAGGGTCCGCTTCTATTTTCTCCGGGGCTAACGCTCTTAACTACATGAGCTTCCTAGTGACGATGAGCGCCCTTATtctcaacatcaacaacaacatcaataataacaataacaacaacaataataataacaacaacaacgtacAAAACAACAATGTTAATACGGACCTGAATGCCAACAATGCTAATCAGGTATCAAGagctattattttttactttaatcattCATATTTCCTAACATTATTATCAGTTCAAACCCTCTTATTAAACGCTGCCATACGTATTTAAGAT comes from Palaemon carinicauda isolate YSFRI2023 chromosome 19, ASM3689809v2, whole genome shotgun sequence and encodes:
- the LOC137658269 gene encoding GATA zinc finger domain-containing protein 8-like codes for the protein MKITYSIPLILSLVVAISCKITVVNDIGVETIMKLEMEKLLEVFSESWEDFEEMMPTQDQSKNNETHASVSNVTVANGTMDMKNYENHGSNDNVTSRIGNANNGNNAYILNILYTDNKNKGKSIPGIVNTPTTREVSSKERGYWLKSTGFPRHESSGVKRRSVAPENLFLKKKQIRRCMGTGSASIFSGANALNYMSFLVTMSALILNINNNINNNNNNNNNNNNNNVQNNNVNTDLNANNANQINIMPPGRRKRRTAKDFKRSYNAHRCVQPVSSHFISTIDILTKALTEGPAYLPR